In Temnothorax longispinosus isolate EJ_2023e chromosome 10, Tlon_JGU_v1, whole genome shotgun sequence, a single window of DNA contains:
- the Mgat1 gene encoding alpha-1,3-mannosyl-glycoprotein 2-beta-N-acetylglucosaminyltransferase — protein sequence MRNRSVSIIFGSLILWAVATYFLFLDQQSVGKDQDKDKDKLSNQISRLEKQVKQQIIINQELLEGIKESKRLKKEYDRLSAAQLPIDDTEKDKHKKHETNKKSILLQKIENNNKWKVSQNEQGPTQDTILSTEATHSTPSRQKLPDGSPIIAILVVSCNRITVERCLNQLIKLRPSKEQFPIIVSQDCDHRQTADVIARYGNQLLHIKQPDQSDIEIPPKEKKFRGYFKIARHYKWALNQVFLKLGYNTAIIVEDDLDVAPDFYEYFLGTYPLLVNDSSLWCVSAWNDNGKAGLVDEHAPHLLYRTDFFPGLGWMLTRDLWLELAPKWPKSYWDDWIRQPEQRKNRACIRPEISRTRTFGKLGVSNGLFFEKHLKYIKLNEQFVPFTKMNLSYLLKDNYDIAFVNQVYQSTVVSYSELKSGNIVAPGPVRIPYYTRQSFKNTTKLLGLMDDFRSGVPRSGYRGVVTFFYNRRRVHLAPSANWSGYDITWS from the exons ATGCGGAATAGATCAGTCAGTATCATCTTTGGGTCCCTTATCTTATGGGCTGTGGCtacatactttttatttttggatcAACAATCAGTCGGCAAGGATCAGGATAAG GACAAGGACAAGCTATCAAATCAAATAAGCAGGTTGGAGAAGCAAGTAAAACAGCAGATAATCATAAACCAGGAGCTTCTGGAAGGAATCAAGGAGAGCAAACGTCTTAAGA AAGAATACGATAGATTAAGCGCTGCCCAATTGCCAATAGACGATACAGAGAAAGATAAACACAAAAAACATGAGACTAATAAGAAGagtatattattgcaaaaaatcgaAAACAATAATAAGTGGAAGGTGTCTCAAAATGAACAGGGGCCGACACAGGATACTATCTtatct ACTGAGGCAACACACAGTACTCCTTCGAGGCAAAAGCTTCCCGATGGATCTCCAATAATAGCTATTTTGGTCGTTTCTTGTAATCGTATTACAGTAGAGCGGTGTTTAAAccaattaattaagttaagaCCTAGTAAAGAACAGTTTCCAATAATTGTATCGCAAGACTGTGATCATCGACAAACTGCTGATGTCATAGCGAGATATGGAAACCAGCTGCTACATATAAAG CAACCTGATCAATCCGATATTGAAATACCAcctaaagagaaaaaattcagAGGATACTTCAAAATCGCACGCCATTATAAATGGGCGTTGAATCAAGTATTTCTAAAGCTTGGTTATAATACAGCAATTATAGTTGAAG ACGACTTGGACGTCGCACCAGACTTTTATGAGTACTTCCTGGGGACTTACCCCCTATTAGTGAACGATAGCTCTCTATGGTGTGTATCAGCGTGGAATGATAATGGTAAAGCTGGCTTGGTGGACGAACACGCGCCACATTTACTTTATAGGACAGATTTCTTTCCTGGCTTAGGTTGGATGCTCACGCGCGACTTATGGTTGGAGCTTGCACCAAAATGGCCCAAATC ATATTGGGACGATTGGATAAGACAACCGGAACAGCGCAAGAATAGAGCTTGCATCCGCCCGGAAATCTCGCGAACCAGAACATTCGGCAAACTTGGAGTCAGCAA CGGCTTATTCTTTGAAAAACACTTGAAGTATATCAAGCTGAATGAACAATTTGTGCCTTTCACCAAAATGAATCTATCCTATTTACTAAAA GATAATTATGATATAGCTTTCGTCAACCAAGTGTATCAGTCGACAGTGGTTAGTTATTCAGAATTGAAGAGTGGGAATATAGTTGCCCCTGGTCCAGTACGGATACCATACTACACTCGTCAATCGTTTAAAAATACCACCAAATTGCTTGGTTTAATGGACGATTTCAGA AGCGGTGTGCCGAGATCAGGATATCGCGGAGTCGtgacatttttctataatagGAGACGCGTGCATTTAGCACCGAGTGCAAACTGGAGCGGTTATGATATAACATGGAGCTAA